In Oryza brachyantha chromosome 1, ObraRS2, whole genome shotgun sequence, the following are encoded in one genomic region:
- the LOC102711122 gene encoding uncharacterized protein LOC102711122 encodes MPLALASPSPLQRRQMSGAAHLPSRATSPPKRLARATPVASTLALTFLLIGAAGVFLYSSVTTSSRAVTSTGRVDEARESGRALFSPTVGSIGGARAIWELPAAPARAVLFVAHGCHCRPENFWPPSPRCPGCVGLPEDIAITERALRRRFAVLALASARECWSMGQEVSAAKRGIQSWTAERGLGDLPVTALGASSGGYFVSRLAAGMKLAAVVLMIAEGSFGPGGVPAGYPPAMFLHMPKDQRRAALVERNSKMLRRNGVEVKEILSQELPLTPTILSDRIPRLNQGLSERIWRVFKEEGFVDERGYMRKDGRATPWKEAVVKRGFWEEVSGWAEHIQEELNLAYGYHEMTSLHTDEIFDWIEEHLN; translated from the coding sequence ATGCCACTCGCGCTCGCCTCCCCTTCCCCGCTCCAGAGGAGGCAGATGAGCGGCGCGGCTCACCTGCCGAGCCGGGCGACGTCGCCTCCCAAGAGACTAGCTCGGGCCACCCCCGTCGCATCGACTCTGGCTTTGACCTTCCTACTGattggcgccgccggcgtaTTCCTCTACTCCAGCGTCACCACGTCGTCCCGGGCCGTGACCTCCACCGGCCGCGTAGACGAAGCCCGTGAATCGGGGCGGGCTCTGTTTTCTCCGACGGTGGGGTCCATAGGGGGTGCGCGTGCCATCTGGGAGCTccccgcggcgccggccaggGCGGTCCTCTTCGTCGCCCACGGCTGCCACTGCCGGCCGGAGAACTTCTGGCCCCCGTCCCCGCGCTGCCCGGGGTGCGTAGGCCTGCCGGAGGACATCGCCATCACTGAACGCGCGCTACGGAGGCGGTTCGCGGTGCTGGCCCTGGCGAGCGCGAGGGAGTGCTGGTCGATGGGGCAGGAGGTGAGCGCCGCCAAGCGGGGGATCCAGTCCTGGACCGCCGAGAGGGGCCTCGGGGACCTTCCCGTGACGGCCCTTGGCGCGTCGTCCGGTGGGTACTTCGTCTCCCGGCTCGCTGCCGGGATgaagctcgccgccgtcgtccttaTGATCGCCGAGGGCTCTTTCGGCCCGGGCGGCGTTCCGGCGGGATACCCTCCCGCAATGTTCCTGCACATGCCCAAGGACCAGCGGAGGGCGGCATTGGTGGAGAGGAATTCCAAGATGCTGCGGAGGAATGGCGTTGAGGTGAAGGAGATCCTGAGCCAGGAGCTCCCTCTAACGCCGACGATCCTGTCCGATAGGATACCGAGGCTGAACCAAGGATTGTCGGAAAGGATTTGGAGGGTGTTCAAGGAGGAAGGGTTCGTCGACGAGAGAGGGTACATGAGGAAGGATGGCCGCGCAACGCCATGGAAAGAAGCGGTGGTGAAGAGGGGGTTCTGGGAGGAGGTGTCTGGATGGGCTGAGCACATCCAGGAGGAGCTTAATCTTGCATATGGTTACCATGAGATGACGAGCTTGCACACCGATGAAATATTCGATTGGATTGAGGAGCACCTGAACTGA